In the genome of bacterium, one region contains:
- a CDS encoding RNA polymerase sigma factor SigW (Member of the extracytoplasmic function sigma factors which are active under specific conditions; binds with the catalytic core of RNA polymerase to produce the holoenzyme and directs bacterial core RNA polymerase to specific promoter elements to initiate transcription: this protein is involved in detoxification and protection against antimicrobial), translating into MVAPPGDVDYRNLTDQEVVARAREGREAAYRELIGRYERPVFSLIYRLVRDREQAEDLAQETFIKVLNALDRYDPSYKFSSWIFKIAHNTALDRLRKKEPETLSLEGSPHARDPSEAQASALTAVATDEDPEAYTASRELGRHIEAAIAALRPEYRTAILLWHVEGHAYEEIAEIMGIPLGTVKTYIHRARNELRQRLAHLRV; encoded by the coding sequence GTGGTCGCGCCGCCCGGAGACGTGGACTACAGGAATCTCACCGACCAGGAGGTCGTCGCCCGCGCCCGCGAGGGCCGTGAAGCGGCGTATCGCGAGCTGATCGGACGTTACGAGCGGCCGGTGTTCTCCCTCATTTATCGGCTGGTCCGCGACCGAGAGCAGGCCGAGGACCTCGCGCAGGAGACCTTCATCAAGGTCCTGAACGCCCTCGACCGCTACGACCCGTCGTACAAGTTCAGCTCGTGGATCTTCAAGATCGCGCACAACACGGCGCTGGACCGGCTCCGCAAGAAGGAGCCGGAAACCCTGTCGCTGGAGGGGTCGCCGCACGCGCGGGATCCGTCCGAGGCGCAGGCGAGCGCGCTGACCGCCGTGGCCACGGATGAGGACCCCGAGGCCTACACGGCCAGTCGGGAGCTGGGGCGGCACATCGAGGCGGCGATCGCCGCACTCCGGCCCGAGTACCGGACGGCGATCCTCCTGTGGCACGTGGAAGGGCACGCGTACGAGGAGATCGCGGAGATCATGGGTATCCCCCTGGGTACGGTGAAGACGTACATCCACCGAGCGCGCAACGAGTTGCGCCAACGGCTGGCGCACTTGAGGGTGTGA
- a CDS encoding FAD-dependent oxidoreductase, which yields MRYDAVVIGSGPNGLAAAITLALAGRSVLVLEGAGTPGGGLRSEELTLPGCVHDVCASVHPFAVGSPFFRSLPLEEHGLEWVHPEIPFAHPLEAERIAVAYRSLDETAERLGADGRAYRRLLAPIVQGWEPLSREVLGPVLHLPSHPLRLARFGIPALCSAAALARRRFRTAEARALFAGAGSHSILPLDRPGSAAFALLLAGSAHACGWPFARGGSRALASALVSLLRSLGGEIRTGVYVRSLDELPSVRAVLCDVTPRQFLALAGDRLPERYRRRLARFRYGPGAFKLDWTLRGPIPWLAEEARRAGTLHIGGTLDDVAAAEAAPWEGRIADRPFLILAQPSVFDPTRAPAGLHTAWAYCHVPNGSTEDATERIEAQVERFAPGFRDLIVARHRLAPADFERHNPNLVGGDLAAGAMTLDQLVFRPVPSLHPYDTPLPGVFLCSASTPPGGGVHGMCGYRAARRALETVLGR from the coding sequence GTGCGCTACGACGCGGTCGTGATCGGTTCCGGGCCCAACGGCCTCGCCGCGGCCATCACCCTCGCGCTGGCCGGCCGGTCCGTCCTCGTGCTGGAAGGCGCGGGAACGCCGGGGGGCGGGCTGCGGAGTGAGGAGCTGACGCTGCCCGGGTGTGTGCATGACGTCTGCGCCAGCGTCCACCCGTTCGCCGTCGGCTCGCCGTTCTTCCGCAGCCTACCGCTCGAGGAGCACGGGCTGGAATGGGTCCACCCGGAGATCCCGTTCGCGCACCCGCTGGAGGCCGAGCGGATCGCGGTGGCGTACCGGTCGCTGGACGAGACCGCGGAGCGGTTGGGCGCCGACGGCCGTGCGTACCGCCGCCTGCTCGCCCCGATCGTCCAGGGGTGGGAGCCGCTCTCCCGCGAAGTGCTCGGGCCGGTCCTGCACCTCCCTTCCCACCCACTCCGCCTCGCCCGGTTCGGCATCCCGGCGCTCTGCTCGGCCGCCGCCCTGGCCCGGCGCCGGTTCCGCACCGCCGAGGCGCGCGCCCTGTTCGCGGGCGCGGGGAGCCACTCGATCCTCCCGCTGGACCGACCCGGCTCCGCGGCGTTCGCGCTCCTGCTCGCCGGCAGCGCCCACGCCTGCGGCTGGCCGTTCGCCCGCGGCGGCTCCCGCGCCCTCGCCAGCGCCCTCGTCTCGCTGCTCCGGTCCCTCGGCGGCGAGATCCGCACCGGCGTGTACGTCCGCTCGCTGGACGAGCTGCCGTCCGTCCGCGCCGTCCTGTGCGACGTCACGCCCCGCCAGTTCCTCGCCCTGGCCGGCGACCGGCTCCCGGAGCGCTACCGCCGCCGCCTCGCACGCTTCCGCTACGGCCCCGGCGCCTTCAAGCTGGACTGGACGCTGCGCGGGCCCATCCCCTGGCTGGCGGAGGAGGCGCGCCGGGCAGGAACACTCCACATCGGAGGGACGCTGGACGACGTCGCCGCCGCCGAGGCCGCGCCGTGGGAAGGGCGCATCGCGGACCGGCCGTTCCTCATCCTCGCGCAGCCCAGCGTCTTCGATCCGACCCGCGCGCCGGCCGGGCTCCACACCGCCTGGGCCTACTGCCACGTCCCCAACGGCTCGACCGAAGACGCCACCGAGCGCATCGAAGCGCAGGTCGAGCGCTTCGCCCCGGGGTTCCGGGACCTCATCGTCGCCCGCCACCGGCTCGCGCCCGCCGACTTCGAGCGGCACAACCCCAATCTGGTCGGCGGCGACCTCGCCGCCGGCGCCATGACCCTGGACCAGCTCGTCTTCCGCCCCGTCCCGTCCCTCCACCCCTACGACACGCCGCTCCCCGGCGTCTTCCTCTGCTCCGCCTCGACGCCGCCCGGCGGCGGGGTCCACGGCATGTGCGGCTACCGGGCGGCGCGCCGAGCGCTGGAGACGGTCCTCGGGCGATGA
- a CDS encoding menaquinone biosynthesis decarboxylase: MAAKNLSEFLHDLERHGELVRVREPVAVRLEMTEIADRVMKSPGGGKALLFEKPVLDDGSISDIPVAINLFGSWKRMAMALGVDDVSEHADRIAELLQPEIPEGFWAKVQLLPRFAGLAKVPPRPYRGDPPCQEIVLQGDDVDLRRLPILTCWPRDAGPFITLPMVITRDPETGVQNVGCYRMQVTGPRTTMMHWQRHKGGAAHFRKYRERGERMPVVVALGADPATMYTPTAPLPPGIDEYLLSGFLRREPLLTATAKTSDLRIPAEAEIVLEGYVDPSEPFGLEGPFGDHTGFYTPPDYFPVFHVTTITMRRGAIYPATIVGRPPMEDYYMGGATERIFLPLLRLTMPEIVDYHMPPEGIFHNLVFVSIRKEYPGHAFKVMNGLWGQGLMSLAKVIVVVDHFIDVRNPQEAWWYALNNIDPERDVRFTFGPADDLDHASRGPGFGSKMGIDGTRKWPEEGFTRPWPDLIEMDEAVKKKVDELWPRLGIER, translated from the coding sequence ATGGCTGCCAAGAACCTGAGCGAGTTCCTTCACGACCTGGAACGGCACGGCGAGCTGGTGCGCGTCCGCGAGCCCGTCGCCGTGCGGCTCGAGATGACCGAAATCGCGGACCGTGTCATGAAGAGCCCGGGCGGCGGCAAGGCGCTGCTCTTCGAGAAGCCGGTGCTGGACGACGGCTCCATCAGCGACATCCCCGTCGCCATCAACCTCTTCGGTTCCTGGAAGCGCATGGCGATGGCGCTCGGCGTCGACGACGTTTCCGAGCACGCCGACCGCATCGCGGAGCTGCTGCAACCGGAGATCCCCGAGGGCTTCTGGGCGAAGGTGCAGCTGCTGCCCCGCTTCGCCGGGCTCGCCAAGGTCCCGCCGCGCCCCTACCGCGGAGACCCGCCCTGCCAGGAGATCGTGCTCCAGGGCGACGACGTGGACCTCCGGCGGCTCCCCATCCTGACCTGCTGGCCGCGGGACGCCGGCCCGTTCATCACCTTGCCCATGGTGATCACGCGCGACCCGGAGACGGGCGTGCAGAACGTGGGCTGCTACCGCATGCAGGTCACGGGCCCGCGGACCACCATGATGCACTGGCAGCGGCACAAGGGCGGAGCGGCGCACTTCCGCAAGTACCGGGAGCGCGGCGAGCGCATGCCGGTCGTGGTGGCGCTGGGCGCGGACCCGGCCACGATGTACACGCCCACGGCCCCGTTGCCGCCGGGCATCGACGAGTACCTGCTGAGCGGGTTCCTGCGGCGCGAGCCGCTCCTCACCGCCACGGCCAAGACCTCGGACCTGCGGATCCCCGCAGAAGCGGAGATCGTGCTCGAGGGCTACGTGGATCCGTCGGAGCCGTTCGGCCTCGAAGGCCCGTTCGGTGACCACACGGGCTTCTACACGCCCCCGGACTACTTCCCGGTCTTCCACGTCACGACCATCACGATGCGCAGGGGGGCCATCTACCCGGCCACCATCGTGGGCCGCCCGCCCATGGAGGACTACTACATGGGCGGCGCCACGGAGCGGATCTTCCTGCCGCTGCTGCGCCTGACGATGCCCGAGATCGTGGACTACCACATGCCCCCGGAGGGCATCTTCCACAACCTCGTCTTCGTCAGCATCCGCAAGGAGTATCCGGGGCACGCGTTCAAGGTGATGAACGGTCTCTGGGGCCAGGGGCTCATGAGCCTCGCCAAGGTGATCGTCGTCGTGGACCACTTCATCGACGTGCGCAACCCGCAGGAAGCGTGGTGGTACGCGCTGAACAACATCGATCCCGAGCGGGACGTGCGCTTCACCTTCGGCCCCGCGGACGACCTGGACCACGCTTCGCGCGGCCCCGGGTTCGGGTCCAAGATGGGCATTGACGGCACGCGCAAGTGGCCGGAAGAGGGCTTCACCCGCCCGTGGCCGGACCTGATCGAGATGGACGAGGCGGTGAAGAAGAAGGTGGACGAGCTGTGGCCCAGGTTGGGGATCGAGCGGTGA
- a CDS encoding 4-hydroxybenzoate octaprenyltransferase, with protein MKGAPAPGREGQTFAGDSWFAKYASFVKLPHTLFALPFAGVGAVLATYEHPGGLSLRAALWIVIAFTAARFTAMGFNRIVDREHDALNPRTRLRELPSGRMTLREAWVAVIAAAVLFIFAAWQLNPLCGMLAPVALAWVCFYSWTKRFTVAAHLVLGLSLGIAPAGAYLAVAGAWPAPWYGLPLLAAAVMCWVAGFDIIYALQDEEFDRAHGLHSIPARLGTQGALRVARLLHLAAVGLFFLPWALRTFPVGWAYLGGVGVMAVLLHFAHASLRGVDAAALDPRRIDRAFFHTNVGVSTSFFVLTLVDRLVSTVS; from the coding sequence GTGAAGGGGGCTCCGGCGCCTGGCCGGGAGGGCCAGACCTTCGCCGGCGACTCGTGGTTCGCGAAGTACGCGAGCTTCGTCAAGCTGCCGCACACGCTGTTCGCGCTCCCGTTCGCGGGCGTGGGCGCGGTGCTGGCGACGTACGAGCACCCGGGCGGGCTGAGTCTGCGCGCCGCGCTGTGGATCGTCATCGCGTTCACCGCCGCGCGCTTCACCGCAATGGGCTTCAACCGCATCGTGGACCGGGAGCACGATGCCCTGAACCCGCGCACGCGGCTGCGGGAGCTCCCCAGCGGCCGCATGACCCTGCGCGAGGCGTGGGTCGCGGTGATCGCGGCCGCCGTCCTGTTCATCTTCGCCGCGTGGCAGCTCAATCCGTTGTGCGGCATGCTCGCGCCGGTGGCGCTCGCGTGGGTGTGCTTCTACTCGTGGACCAAGCGGTTCACCGTGGCGGCGCACCTCGTGCTCGGGCTCTCGCTCGGCATCGCGCCCGCCGGCGCGTACCTGGCGGTGGCGGGCGCGTGGCCGGCGCCGTGGTACGGCTTGCCGCTGCTCGCCGCCGCGGTGATGTGCTGGGTCGCGGGGTTCGACATCATCTACGCGCTCCAGGACGAGGAATTCGACCGGGCGCACGGGCTGCACTCGATCCCGGCGCGGCTCGGCACGCAAGGCGCCCTGCGCGTGGCCCGGCTGCTCCACCTGGCCGCCGTCGGGTTGTTCTTCCTGCCCTGGGCGCTCCGCACCTTCCCGGTGGGCTGGGCGTACCTCGGCGGCGTGGGCGTGATGGCGGTGCTGCTGCACTTCGCGCACGCGTCGCTGCGCGGCGTGGATGCCGCCGCGCTGGACCCGAGGCGCATCGACCGCGCGTTCTTCCACACCAACGTCGGCGTCTCCACGAGCTTCTTCGTGCTGACACTCGTGGACCGGCTGGTGAGCACGGTGTCATGA
- a CDS encoding aromatic acid decarboxylase, giving the protein MRATVGQGGAGAGRDGAERSHGPPVTLAITGASGAVYAVRALEVMNRVGVPVRLIISSTGWRLLREEADIAGEADLRARTGDWSRVVLYDDDDRGATPASGSAPSRGMLICPCSMGTLASVAQGTTRSLIERAADVTLKERRPLVLVPRETPYSIIHLENMLRLARAGALILPASPGFYHRPTTIGDLVDFVVARALSHVGVEHDIGPRWQSGEPAVDA; this is encoded by the coding sequence ATGAGGGCGACGGTCGGACAAGGAGGTGCCGGGGCAGGGCGCGACGGCGCCGAGCGGTCCCACGGCCCGCCCGTCACCCTCGCCATCACCGGCGCGTCCGGCGCGGTCTACGCCGTACGCGCCCTCGAGGTGATGAACCGCGTCGGCGTGCCGGTGCGGCTGATCATCTCCTCGACCGGCTGGCGGCTGCTGCGCGAGGAGGCCGACATCGCGGGAGAGGCGGACCTCCGCGCGCGGACGGGCGACTGGTCCCGCGTCGTGCTGTACGATGACGACGACCGCGGCGCCACGCCGGCCTCCGGCTCCGCGCCGTCCCGCGGCATGCTCATCTGCCCGTGCTCCATGGGCACCCTCGCCAGCGTCGCCCAGGGCACCACACGCTCGCTGATCGAGCGCGCGGCGGACGTCACGCTCAAGGAGCGGCGCCCGCTCGTCCTCGTGCCGCGCGAGACGCCCTACTCGATCATCCACCTCGAGAACATGCTGCGCCTCGCCCGCGCCGGCGCGCTGATCCTGCCCGCGTCGCCGGGCTTCTATCACCGTCCGACCACCATCGGCGACCTGGTGGACTTCGTCGTCGCGCGGGCACTCTCCCACGTGGGCGTGGAACACGACATCGGACCCCGCTGGCAGAGCGGCGAACCGGCGGTGGACGCGTGA
- a CDS encoding metallophosphoesterase: MKVGLISDTHGRLRPEVFDRFGDVQHILHAGDVGTLDVLIELEAIAPVTAVWGNTDGFELRSRLPETAEVELQGRRILVVHGHQLGSPTALGLVAEYPGFDVIVYGHTHRARVERVEGVLVANPGAAGPSRFGLGPSVAVLTLSTAGAEVSVLPL; this comes from the coding sequence GTGAAGGTCGGACTCATCAGCGACACCCACGGCCGGTTGCGGCCCGAGGTCTTCGATCGCTTCGGGGACGTCCAGCACATTCTGCACGCCGGCGACGTCGGCACGCTGGACGTCCTGATCGAACTGGAGGCGATCGCTCCCGTGACCGCGGTCTGGGGCAACACCGACGGCTTCGAGCTGCGCTCGCGTCTGCCGGAGACCGCCGAGGTCGAGTTGCAGGGCCGCCGCATCCTTGTGGTCCACGGGCATCAGCTCGGCTCGCCCACGGCGCTCGGGCTCGTCGCCGAGTACCCGGGCTTCGACGTGATCGTCTACGGTCACACGCACCGGGCGAGAGTGGAGCGCGTGGAGGGTGTCCTGGTGGCGAATCCGGGTGCCGCGGGCCCTTCCCGCTTCGGCCTCGGGCCGAGCGTGGCGGTTCTCACGCTGTCGACGGCCGGGGCCGAGGTCTCCGTGCTCCCGTTGTGA
- a CDS encoding nuclease — protein sequence MTSRISRARLEELRQHVRANAENRPGVYRMLGPSGEVLYVGKSVRVRTRLLSYFRAPRGEKAAEILAHAHHVEWDYTPSEFAAVLRELEQIRRWRPLYNVQYKRDTAYAFVRITPGPAPKLTLVGQVTDERGVYFGPFRGRQRLRDALRELSDLLELRDCPSSVPMRFADQMELFAVDESPRCLRGEIRRCLAPCVGRCTRAAYQARVTMARRFLEGDADKPLAILRERMRIAAERLQFEYAAELRDRAARLEQVRDELVALRGAIDSLSFAYPVPGYGGDDRVYLIRRGSVRAELPQPRTEAEREALAARAAEVYSAPEPPGLSVSASQVPEILLVARWFRLHPEERERTVPVEELLASRRLA from the coding sequence ATGACGAGCAGGATCAGCAGGGCGCGCTTGGAAGAGCTGCGGCAGCACGTGCGGGCGAACGCCGAGAACCGGCCCGGCGTCTACCGCATGCTCGGGCCCTCGGGCGAGGTGTTGTATGTGGGCAAGTCGGTGCGTGTGCGCACGCGACTGCTCTCCTACTTCCGCGCGCCGCGCGGCGAGAAGGCCGCCGAGATCCTCGCCCACGCGCACCACGTCGAATGGGACTACACGCCCAGCGAGTTCGCCGCGGTGCTGCGCGAGCTCGAACAGATCCGGCGCTGGCGGCCGCTCTACAACGTCCAGTACAAGCGGGACACCGCGTACGCCTTCGTGCGCATCACGCCCGGGCCGGCGCCGAAGCTCACGCTCGTGGGGCAGGTCACGGACGAGCGCGGCGTCTACTTCGGCCCGTTCCGCGGCCGGCAGCGTCTGCGCGACGCGCTGCGCGAGCTGTCCGACCTGCTCGAGTTGCGGGACTGCCCGTCCTCGGTCCCGATGCGCTTCGCGGACCAGATGGAGCTCTTCGCAGTGGACGAGTCGCCGCGCTGCCTGCGCGGCGAGATCCGGCGGTGTCTGGCCCCGTGCGTCGGACGTTGCACCCGCGCCGCGTACCAGGCGCGGGTGACCATGGCGCGTCGTTTCCTGGAGGGCGACGCGGACAAGCCGCTCGCCATCCTGCGCGAGCGCATGCGGATCGCTGCCGAGCGGCTCCAGTTCGAGTATGCCGCAGAGCTGCGCGACCGCGCCGCGCGTCTGGAGCAGGTGCGGGACGAACTCGTGGCGCTCCGCGGCGCCATTGATTCGCTCTCCTTCGCCTACCCTGTGCCCGGATACGGGGGCGACGACCGCGTCTACCTGATCCGCAGGGGCAGCGTGCGTGCCGAGCTCCCTCAACCGCGCACGGAGGCGGAACGGGAGGCGCTGGCGGCCCGGGCCGCCGAGGTCTACTCGGCGCCCGAGCCGCCCGGCCTCAGCGTCTCGGCGAGCCAGGTCCCCGAGATCCTGCTGGTGGCGCGCTGGTTCCGCCTGCACCCCGAGGAGCGCGAGCGGACGGTGCCGGTGGAGGAGCTGCTGGCGTCGAGACGGCTGGCGTAG
- a CDS encoding formamidopyrimidine-DNA glycosylase yields the protein MPELPEAETIARDLRGRVVGKTVTRVEVAKPDVLAPGLTARRLGAGLRGHAIRDVGRRGKNVVLRFDDGRVLVVNLGMTGRLVFSGAPRAAELRHVAARLFLDDGHAILYDDIRRFGRMALLSAAEWEEAQERLGIEPLSDELTAERLYALTRGSRVAIRNWLLDQTKLAGVGNIYANEALFRAGIRPTRRAGTLTRRETAALRDALRDVLTEAIAARGTTVSDYRDSAGEPGGFGPRLRVYDREGEPCPVCGTPIKRVAIGGRSAFYCPRCQT from the coding sequence GTGCCTGAGCTGCCGGAAGCCGAGACGATCGCCCGGGACCTGCGCGGGCGCGTCGTCGGCAAGACGGTGACGCGTGTCGAGGTCGCGAAGCCGGACGTCCTGGCGCCCGGACTCACCGCCCGACGGCTGGGTGCCGGGCTGCGCGGCCACGCGATCCGCGACGTGGGTCGCCGCGGGAAGAACGTGGTGCTCCGCTTCGATGACGGCCGCGTCCTGGTGGTGAACCTCGGCATGACCGGCCGGCTCGTCTTCAGCGGCGCGCCGCGGGCGGCCGAGCTGCGTCACGTCGCCGCGCGTCTCTTTCTCGACGACGGCCACGCCATCCTCTACGACGACATCCGCCGCTTCGGCCGCATGGCACTGCTGTCCGCCGCGGAGTGGGAGGAGGCGCAGGAGCGTCTCGGCATCGAGCCGCTCTCGGATGAGTTGACCGCGGAGCGGCTGTACGCGCTCACCCGCGGGTCGCGGGTCGCCATCCGCAACTGGCTGCTGGACCAGACCAAGCTGGCGGGCGTGGGCAACATCTACGCGAACGAAGCGCTGTTCCGCGCCGGCATCCGCCCCACGCGCCGTGCGGGCACGCTGACCCGCCGGGAGACTGCGGCGCTGCGCGATGCGCTGCGCGACGTGCTGACCGAGGCGATCGCCGCGCGTGGCACCACCGTGAGCGACTACCGGGACAGCGCGGGCGAGCCGGGCGGGTTCGGGCCGCGACTCCGCGTCTACGACCGTGAGGGCGAGCCCTGCCCCGTGTGCGGCACGCCCATCAAGCGGGTCGCGATCGGCGGGCGTTCCGCGTTCTACTGCCCGCGGTGCCAGACATGA
- a CDS encoding phosphoribosylamine--glycine ligase produces MKILIVGNGGREHALLWKLRQDAPDARFFITHGNGGTDALATAIPIDPRDTQALAGWAEQNAVDLTVVGPEAPLAAGLADAFTRRGLAVFGPSRAATQIEASKAYAKRLMQRAGVPTAGYATFTDLAAAEAYIRERGAPIVVKASGLAAGKGAVVCDDVDSALAAVRAMLADAVFGEAGREVVVEEKMDGEEASVFALTDGENALLLLPAQDHKRVGEGDTGPNTGGMGAYAPASIVDGATVQRIRDEIFTPILAALREEGHPFRGLLYAGLMITAEGPKVIEFNARFGDPETQAVLPLLESSLLEPMLAIARGETIAGATLTWRPGAALTTVLAAAGYPGAYEKGKEIRIPAWVDGAEGTIVFHAGTRREDGRLVTWGGRVLAVTGIGRTLAEAAERSRAAAAAIEFEGKHYRRDIGWRELERSA; encoded by the coding sequence ATGAAGATCCTCATCGTCGGCAACGGCGGCCGCGAGCACGCGCTCCTCTGGAAGCTGCGCCAGGACGCTCCGGACGCCCGGTTCTTCATCACCCACGGCAACGGGGGCACGGACGCCCTCGCCACCGCCATCCCCATCGACCCCAGGGACACCCAGGCCCTCGCCGGGTGGGCCGAGCAGAACGCCGTCGACCTGACGGTGGTCGGCCCGGAGGCGCCGCTCGCCGCCGGCCTCGCGGACGCGTTCACCCGCCGCGGCCTGGCCGTCTTCGGCCCCAGTCGCGCCGCCACGCAGATCGAGGCGTCGAAGGCCTACGCCAAGCGGCTCATGCAGCGGGCAGGAGTGCCCACCGCCGGGTACGCCACGTTCACGGACCTGGCCGCGGCGGAGGCGTACATCCGCGAACGCGGCGCCCCCATCGTCGTCAAGGCCTCGGGCCTCGCCGCGGGCAAGGGCGCCGTGGTGTGCGACGACGTGGACTCCGCCCTCGCCGCCGTCCGCGCGATGCTCGCGGACGCCGTGTTCGGCGAGGCGGGGCGTGAAGTCGTCGTCGAGGAGAAGATGGACGGCGAGGAGGCCTCGGTGTTCGCGCTCACGGATGGCGAGAACGCGCTGCTGCTGCTCCCCGCGCAGGACCACAAGCGCGTGGGCGAAGGCGACACCGGGCCGAACACCGGCGGCATGGGCGCGTACGCGCCCGCCTCGATCGTGGATGGGGCCACGGTGCAGCGCATCCGCGACGAGATCTTCACTCCCATCCTCGCCGCGCTGCGCGAGGAGGGGCACCCCTTCCGGGGTCTGCTGTATGCAGGGCTGATGATCACGGCGGAAGGGCCCAAGGTCATCGAGTTCAACGCGCGCTTCGGCGATCCGGAGACCCAGGCCGTGCTGCCGTTGCTCGAATCGTCGCTGCTGGAGCCGATGCTCGCGATCGCGCGAGGCGAGACCATCGCCGGCGCGACGCTCACCTGGCGGCCGGGCGCGGCGCTCACCACGGTGCTCGCCGCCGCCGGCTACCCGGGCGCATACGAGAAGGGCAAGGAGATCCGCATCCCGGCGTGGGTGGATGGGGCGGAGGGCACCATCGTCTTCCACGCCGGCACGCGGCGCGAGGACGGGCGGCTGGTGACGTGGGGCGGGCGCGTGCTCGCGGTGACCGGCATCGGACGCACGCTGGCGGAGGCCGCCGAGCGCAGCCGGGCGGCGGCCGCGGCCATCGAGTTCGAGGGCAAGCACTACCGCCGCGACATCGGCTGGCGGGAGCTGGAGCGCAGTGCCTGA
- a CDS encoding cystathionine gamma-synthase, whose product MAERKPGFGTLAVHAGQEPDPTTGAIMPPVYQTSTYVQDALGEPRRGYEYARVQNPTREAMEANIAALEGARHGIAFASGLAAIEAILKRLSAGDHVVSEENLYGGTHRMFTQVLARLGIQFTFVDTADPQQVRDALRPETRMVYIETPTNPMMRVADIAAIAAIAHEAGVILVVDNTFASPYNQRPLELGADVVVHSSTKYLNGHSDVIGGIAVTNDDAIAAELRFMQKATGGVPGPWDSWLVLRGTKTLHLRMEAHNRNGQRVAEYLEQHPAVERVYYPGLPSHPQHELARRQMRGFTGMVSIELGSLERARRVVERTRIFALAESLGGVESLIGHPATMTHASIPAERRKAMGVTDGLVRLSVGIEDPEDLIADLEQALAGL is encoded by the coding sequence TCGGCACGCTCGCGGTGCATGCGGGACAGGAACCGGATCCCACGACGGGCGCGATCATGCCGCCCGTCTACCAGACCTCGACGTACGTCCAGGACGCCCTCGGCGAGCCGCGGCGGGGTTACGAGTACGCGCGCGTCCAGAACCCGACGCGCGAGGCGATGGAAGCGAACATCGCGGCGCTGGAAGGCGCCCGCCACGGTATCGCGTTCGCCAGCGGGCTGGCCGCGATCGAGGCGATCCTCAAGCGCCTCTCCGCCGGCGACCACGTGGTGAGCGAGGAGAACCTGTACGGTGGGACCCACCGCATGTTCACGCAGGTGCTGGCGCGGCTCGGCATCCAGTTCACCTTCGTGGACACCGCCGACCCGCAACAGGTCCGTGACGCGCTGCGGCCGGAGACGCGCATGGTGTACATCGAGACGCCGACGAACCCGATGATGCGTGTCGCGGACATCGCGGCCATCGCCGCCATCGCCCACGAGGCGGGCGTCATCCTCGTCGTGGACAACACGTTCGCGTCGCCGTACAACCAGCGGCCGCTGGAGCTGGGCGCAGATGTCGTGGTGCACTCGAGCACCAAGTACCTGAACGGCCACTCGGATGTGATCGGCGGCATCGCCGTCACCAACGATGACGCCATCGCCGCGGAGCTGCGGTTCATGCAGAAGGCGACGGGCGGCGTTCCGGGGCCGTGGGACTCGTGGCTCGTGCTGCGCGGGACCAAGACGCTGCACCTGCGCATGGAGGCCCACAACCGCAACGGGCAACGGGTGGCGGAGTACCTGGAACAGCACCCGGCGGTGGAGCGGGTCTACTACCCCGGCTTGCCGTCCCACCCGCAGCACGAGCTGGCGCGCCGGCAGATGCGGGGCTTCACCGGCATGGTCAGCATCGAGCTGGGTTCCCTCGAGCGCGCGCGACGGGTGGTGGAGCGCACGCGCATCTTCGCGCTGGCCGAGAGTCTCGGCGGTGTGGAGAGCCTGATCGGCCACCCCGCCACGATGACGCACGCATCGATCCCCGCCGAGCGGCGCAAGGCGATGGGCGTGACCGACGGCCTGGTCCGGCTGTCCGTCGGCATCGAGGATCCGGAGGACCTGATCGCGGACCTGGAGCAGGCCCTGGCCGGGTTGTGA